CATAgcatttactttctctctctcggtctaTCTATTTTAGTTCTTGCTCTCACTCTTActttcacactcactctcactccaaTAACCATTCTttcttcgttcattcattctcaCTGACTCAACTCATTCATGTTTACTTTCCATtcaactcactaactcactcactcactcaatcaattaatcaatcaatcgcactcacacactcacccacgcttatcttagtttttttttgttttcattataacaacaagaacaagaacaacaactacaactactttaTGAtgtagcctatagcgcctgtaggtatacttgaagaatatgggaagcgctgcccagcttccacccattagcggcgcaggcaattttatttacagtggtacccatctcatcacccaagcgcatctttgagtgtaaggcaattacaactccatctagaacctgggtaccatggtgacatgtaggtaactttaaaccactcgacaaatgacaaagtttcaagacggcactgggtgggattcgaacctacgcatggacgtccgcccgatcccacgctccccACGTTATCCACGACGtgactacgccaccgccttcctaccactattactgctgctgctgctgctgctgctgctcgtcctcgtcctcatctttgtcgtcctctcctttcctctcctcttctcttctcttctcttgtctctctctctcctctcctctcgtttttgcttctcttctcttctcttgtctcctctcctctcctctcctctcctcttcttttctcttatattctcttctctcatctttgcttctcttctctctctctctctctctctcctctctctcctctcctctcctctcctctcctctcgtctctctctctctctctctctctctctcctctctctctctctctctctctctcttctcttctcttctctttctctctcctctcctctcctctcctctcctctcctctctctttctttggaAGAAATTGAGATTTTAGATtctaacttccttttttttctttatttgtttgttcatcATTTAGGTAATTAGGTTTGTAATTAATTTTTATACACATCATAAACACTCCTTGTATAAACAGtgctgtgtttatttgtttgtctgactgtctgtctgtctgtagtgatgtgtgtgtgtgtgtgtgtgttatgaaatTAAGTATGAATTCTTCTCCTGTATATACGTACCTATCAAATCTGCCTTGCTTTCCCTGAttcattttgttctcttttccagtgtctttattgctttattattgttattattttttttcgttgatgTCTGATATTTGATGCATGTATTTATTATTCACAGATGACAGATACAGTACAGTGGTGAtaataaagagacaaacagTATATAGTTCCGTTGGCCCGTTGAGTCGAAACACTTTGACGGACCATAGACAATATTCTGAAAAACCTCGTCTCAGCTACTTTCAACCTAAAGTTACACgtgttttcaagttttttttttcttgtacagtTGTAGTGAGAAGTTAAGAAGAGTTTTAAATTATTAAGAAgagttttacattattaacaccaGGAACGCCTTCAAGGACCCAGCTAGACATCTTTGTGGCTTTCGGAAATATTAGGAACAGACTAAACCGTTTCTaaatgtaggttaggttaagttagctgaactaggttgggttaggtgaggtgaaggttggtttagttaggttaggttaggtgaggtgagggttggttaggttaggttaggttaggtcaggtaaagtcaggttaagttaggtaatattagtgtaggttaggttaggttaggtcaggtaaggtcaggttaagttaggtaaaattagtgtaggttaggttagggcaagACAAATATATGTAAACATTTTGAGCGTTAAGGAGGTGTAGGTGAGGagatattttatcttttatataatttagATATATAAATCTATACAAGAATCATATACGTGTACAGAACACATAGGTAGTTAAGCTTATTATGGCCACTTTAAGGGCACTGTAAGAGACTCGACAGCGGCTATATTGGTTGCATTTAAGAAGAGAGACAAGTTTTATCGTCTTTATGGTAAAAAAGTATCAATGTCTATTACATTTATCGAACCTGCCTActacgctttctctctctctctctctctctctctctctctctctctctctctctctctctctctctctctctctctctctctctctctctctctctctctctctctctctctctctctctctctctctctctttccatctttaatTCATCAACCTCCTAAACTTTcctattcttccattttttataATTCCTATTCTCACCATTACAGTtcccccttcacttccctcatttcttccgTCCCTTTCAATTCCTCAATTTTCTCCGTCACTTGtcctcccccctttcctctctctctctctctctctctctctctctctctctctctctctctctctctctctctctctctctctctctctctctctctctctcattaaggagAAGCAAGGCTGGAGAAATAGCAtttgtggagaaggaaaagagaagatgagggtAGTTGAGTAATTCATcctagaaagaggaggagaagaaggaggaggaggaggaggaggaggaggaggaggaggaggaggaggaggaggaggaggaggaggaggaggaggagtgatagtGCGAAAAAGAGACGATTTGAAGGAGAAATTGGAcgacaggaaaggagagaaaggaatgaaggaagaaatgaatgaatgaatgaaggaaggaaggaaggaaggaaggaataaaggaaggaaggaaggagagcggTATTGACAAGGAAACGAACATAGAAAgtaagaacagaagaaagaagaagaagaagaaagagagagagagagagagagagagagagagagagagagagagagagagagagagagagagagagagagttgggggggagaaaagaaaatgtagaagtaAGGAACGAAGGAGACGTTGAAgttagagaagggaggaaatgaaggaagagaaaggagggagagaggcaagaggaaggagcagggagagaaggagggtgaggtgTGTAGGGGAGGCGATATCACAAGGCACGGACAATAGCCAGGGACAAAGGCTCTGTCACTATCGGTCTGGGCGATGCAAAACTGTCGCGGGGCGGTGATGGatggccgccaccaccaccgccatctatGTTCCGATAACCGCATTAGTGGAGGCTGGCGAGGCACGGCTGCTGGATTGGAGGACTGCTTCTCACTCTTGTTCTTGGTGTTGttcatgtttgttattattattattattattattattattattattattattattattattattattattattattacttattattattattattgtagtttaCGTTCTCTTTGTAAATAGTGAAATGCAAACAACTTTCGCTATTACATGCTActgcttttatctttctctttttatttaagaaGGATTTTGGCAAAAGAAAAAtctggaaaataaaaacgatgaggcgtcaaacacacacacacacacacacacacacacacacacacacacacacacacacacacacacacacacacacacacacacacacacacacacacacacacacacacacacacacacacacacacacacacacacgaataaatcaaaataagtgaatagatatGTATATTAAAATGGCAGATATCTAATTGATAAATGTTTTGAGAATTTTCTCCTTTAAAgcgttcaagtcataggaaagcGGAAATACAAAAGttggcaggaagttccagagttcaccTGGAAAAGGGTGTGAATAAATGGGAatactggttagctcttgcattTGAGAAGTGGACAGAATATGACTGAGAGACTGTTGAAGGTCTCGTGCAGCGAAGcccattctactactactgctactgctacggctgctgctgctgctgctgctgctgctaatactaataatactactactattaataataataataatgataataataattataaataagagaagaggaatggtaataataatattaattttgataataataataacaacaacaacaacaacaacaataatagtaataataataataataataataataataataataataataataataataataataataataataacaatagtaatatgatgataatgatcacactattcctcctccttatacttCTTCCTCGTCGTCATCTTTTTGctcgtgtttttgttcttgttattcttcttgttcctcttcatcttcttcctgtgtttcttcatagtgatggtaatgataccACTGCTAGAGAATaatgtaatgataatgaggatATATCGTAACTGCTAAGCCTTtagtattactctctctctctctctctctctctctctctctctctctctctctctctctctctctctctctctctctctctctctctctctctctctctcagtggaggGCGGTGACAAGTCTGTTCCGGGATGATTAATTACCGTGGAAGGAACAACGATATCAATGTATTAaccccaccagagagagagagagagagagagagagagagagagagagagagagagagatcagtaccACACACGTTTTCAATaatagaagagggaaggggaggctgttataaagaaaaaaaaatgagatacagAAACTAAAGaataacaggaggaaaaaagagaaatgatggtgaaatgaaatgaaacagaATAATGATCAAGTAAATGAATTATGATTGGATGTGTTTGTGGTGATTAGGAtggtgatttctctctctctctctctctctctctctctctctctctctgttgttgggTGGCTGAGTACTTCTAAACTTATACCTCGGAAAATAGATATTAGGATTACGTGGTTCGATCTCTGGGGGATAGGCATGGTcttgattaatctctctctctctctctctctctctctctctctctctctctctctctctctctctctctctctctctctctctcactcaaattAACTTTTTCTTTGTTAATGAGTAGTGCCGTcctttgcaaaaaaaaagaaaagaaatgttagttaatgcaggaataacaaacaaaaagaaatcaaataacCACACTAAATTATAATAACTGCATAACTCTCCTTTACATGCAATTGTCTGAACAGATTCTCAACTGGCAGAAAacttataaacaaaaaaagaaggaaacaaaaatacacaataaaaattgataaaaatatgCTTTCCCTAaacactgggacgcatttttaccttgagttttggatgtgatcagacgactttattgacattaggaataagggtctatggagatcagaagtttaatggccagagtcaccACTATTTGAATCACCCACATacgtttttgaagctgtataaaatcaccaaataataagcaagagtagatatggaaacgcgtcctggtactgaagggattagatACATCTAACTCACTCATCTTCATTACACTTTGTTCCTTAATGCATAGTCAGTAATTACGTTGTTTCCATTTACCTTTAGAGATTTTTCCCCTTCACTGTAACATGCACTTTAGagattttttcccttctgtggGTCTCGTTCGTAACCCAGTGATCTAATTATATTGAGGAGCGTGtatggagggtgaaggagggtggGGCGGCTTGCTGGGGGCCTGGAAGCGTGTGGGAcgagtggaagagggagagtgctgttgtggttgtatgttattgaagtggtggagtgtggtgtgtggtattcaagagggagagaatggataccgggtttatttattcatttactttttctttatctgtttagtatcagttttttttttttttgctatttttcttgcatatttcttttttgtcttacttttttttttcgtatatgtttttttttcagtgttattaTATCGTTTTTCCCCTAAACTATTCTATTTTCTcgcactttttttctctgttccacCTTCTGATGTCCTATTGTGCCTCAGCTACTttcccttgttattttttctctgcctTTATTCCTGTgcgattttcattttttttttttttctttaggatTTGAGGCAGTGTTGAtatatggtggtggtaatggtggtcgtggcggcggcggcggtggcagtgTGGGTGTAGGTCATGTGGCATTAACAAACATGAGGAGAGAAGCTGAAAAGAAGAATcacagaagaaagagataacaaGGCGATGACCAgataagagagatggagagggtgaaaaagaagagaggagtaggaggaggagaccacaCAGCCAGGACCTCCCCGTCAGAAGCAGTCATCCTCCGCTCTCTGATAGGAAAAAattctaattttcctcctctaaggatAAAAAGACAAAGTTTTTGAAATGAGAAACTTTTTGAAAGGCCCCGAGTTTCTTCATAATTAAGAAGAAGAGCGGAGCGAGTTTTTATCTGGCTCTGCTTTGCATTAAGGGAGAGCACTTTTCAGAACCCAGACGCTCATTTTGGTCGAGAAACTTACCAATACATTCCAACCTTGATACAGCGAAccccagccttccttccttccctgcttccttccatcctccccttcctcttcaccatcatcaccaacaccaccacgatcatcaccactacctctcTACTATGCAAACTACCTACtgtatttcatctttctattttccttcctcctcctcccccttcaccttctccttctccttcacattctccttcttctcctccttctccttctccttctccttctcctcctctccttctcctcctcctcctcctcctcctcctcctctcctcctcctcctcctcctcctcctcctcctcctcctcctcctcctcctcctcctcctcctcctcctcctcctcctattcctcctcctcctcctcctcctcctcctcctcctcctcctatccactGCTACTTCCATACACTCACAATATTTAAGTAAGCTCCCTTccatcccccaacacacacacacacacacacacacacacacacacacacacacacacacacacacacacacacacacacacacacacacacacacacacacacaccgtcgttAATTGCATATCGTTGGCTTCAGTAACCGAGTGGATGTTTTAGGTGTGTGATTGGTGGACAGGTAGATAATGTGGGTGATTAGGACATAATTAGCAGGTGGGGTCGTTTTCTCCTCAGGTACGACCTTCTTCCTtaatctcctcccttctcccttcttcatctcctcatctctccctacCGTCCTTCAAtcttcatcgtctctctctctctctctctctctctctctctctctctctctctctctctctctctctctctctctctctctctctctctctccctttcaagtCCTTTTTGCTTCTATATATGCTTTCATGTCATTGTTTTTGCTTAATTACTTattatacatttttctcttttcataggCGTGTTTATGAacgtgtgtctttgtgtgtgtgtgtgtaacctctctctcccctcctctgctTTTTTCAATTTGTTATTCTGAATGCGATGAGATACTGAGTAGAGCCtaatataaatttttttcttatcaaactCTACGGTAACATACACGTGTCTAAGCtactggtgatggtagtgatggaaaGTGATATAGCAGGGGGCGGCGATGCAGATGCCCAGGTAAGCGGGTCGtcattatttctatcatcaATGTAGcatcgtcaccatcattatcagcaGCAGGAGCCTTTCTAGATTATAATGGAGAGTTAAAGAAGGTTTCCACGTGTGAGACATCTCGGTAGGGCCATAGAAAGGTACCATAAACAGTTTTACTATGCTACTTTTCTGTGATTGGTTAGGTTGGGATAGATTAACTCAGGTGACTTAACGTAATTTTACCTTCTCTAAACTTGCAAACTCGCCAcctataaggaaaaagaaaagacaatagaGTGGTAAATAATTGTCATTCTTAGCACCTCAATTTTACACAACCTCtgctctttcacacacacatagatagatagatagagagatagatagatagatagataggcaggtagatagataaatagatagagagatagatagacagataggcaggtagatagatagatagatagatagatagatagatagtttattgaacTGTTTACACGAATAACaatcataacaataaaaaaaagatgaaaaacatcACCTAAAATATTCTTTAGtccaaagaaaaggaacaataacTAAGTACTAAGTCGGtttagatgcacacacacacacacacacacacacacacacacacacacacacacacacacacacacacacacacacacacacacacacacacacacacacgatatccaTTTCAGTctgtcctcccctcccccctccaacTCCAAGCTTCGCCACACATGTAAAGGCTTCGCTTCGCTTCGCCTCATCGCCGCTTTACTATCACATACTTTGCGTTCAGTTCATATTAGTAATAAGCCTCATCATCTCTTGTTCAGTGTCCCCATTCACCTGCTTTGTGCTGCCTCgcctcccacttcctcttcaCCCAATCCTTTTATACTGTAGCCAgatcacacacatacagctctctctctctctctctctctctctctctctctctctctctctctctctctctctctctctctctctccacagtccGATAGTGTTAACATTATTTGTATTCACTAAGTCTCGCCTTTTCCAAATCATTCCATATCTGTGTACTTTTCGTCTTTATATCGTATTCCGTGTGATTtacttcgattttttttttttcgagtgttGTTTTTCCACAGTTTTTGTAAtgaatgtttatattttttgataaatcatatttcaatattttatgattcatttcatttcattttttattcagtttttttcttagtcTCTTAGAATGAGTATAAGGCTGTTGTTATCATcttcccaacaacaacaacaacaacaacaacaacaatgataataacacacacacacacacacacacacactctctctctctctctctctctctctctctctctctctctctctctctctctctctctctccaccattatTTAATCCAGTGAAAATGAGAAGTGAGCTATGGTAGTGATGTTTGTGgctgtgatggtagtagtggtggttgtggtggtggtggtggtggtggtggtggctggtggtggcggttgtggtggcggccggATGAAGGATGTGAGTCACTCGAGGCGATAACAGTggcaggagggagtgagggagggagccgTGACTGTGGCGGAGGAATGATGATGGAagatgttcagagagagagagagagagagagagagagagagagagagataatgtttaCTAAAAGTTCGTATCCGTTTCAATTATTTTATACcgccctcccaacacacacacacacacacacacacacacacacacacacacacacacacacacacacacacacacatcctgttaGTTATTTTTTCCCGTCCATTATTCAGTACCTTTTTGTCTTCTGTCCAGGATTGTGTCGccccctcaggtgtgtgtgtgtgtgtgtgtgtgtgtgtgtgtgtgtaagtaagtaagtaagtaagtaaagtacATGTTTAAGTATAGATACATTTCAAAATAGACGAACAATAACTAAAATGGCGTAGACTGTCAAGCCGagatgtacatatatatgtgtgtgtgtgtgtgtgtgtgtgtgtgtgtgtgtgtgtgtgtgtgtgtgttcttgcagCGTCACAGCCTTGTTCCTGCAGGTGGTGCGTGCCTGTCGCCTTCGTGCTGGTTCCTGTCTTGCCTGCTGGTGGCGTGCCTGCTGGTCGCGTCTTCGTAACTTCTTTTCTCCACACACCAGTCTTGCTTCTCCCCGCCGCCTGCCTCCACGTCGCCTCACCTGCTCAACACATCCTCTGCTGGCATCAGTTGTGACGATGTTGCACTTTCCCCTAAAAATCTACTACGTTCGTATTCTCTTCATTTGTGAGTATCTCTATTCTATCCGGTACGGCTCTTACGATGGAGTTACGGACGCTGTGATGCCTTATAGGAACTCCACCGTCACTGTGATCAGCGAGGAGGTTTTCGTCAATCTGTGTGTCAAGCACTACAACCATAAGCCCTGGCGGTGTGTCGAGAAGCGGTTCATGACTGATTGTTTATCTGATGATGTCGTCTTCCTCCACGGCCACGGCTGCTCCAGACCCTCGCCGAACGACGCTTACTTCGACCAGCTTCTGGCAAGCACACTGCTGGAGGAGGACGAACTATGCTTCAAGGCTGTGTGCAGTGGGGAGGTGCGTGCGGTGAAGCGGGAGTTTGAGGGCCGCGCTGTTCATCTTTTCAGCCCAGTGAGTCAACACAGTGCCTGTTATAAGTATCTGTTGTTATTTCAtccaaaagaaaaggataatcgTACACTGAGTGTCTTACGAAATGTGCAGTGGCCTTTCTGTTTCGCCGGATACGACGTGGTGTGGTCACTCGAGGCTGGCGATAGAGATAGTGGCGGGGAGATAATCCATGCCTGGAGCTACCTGCCGCTTCACTGCCGCATCACGGAGCAAGTCATGTCTGCAGTAatgacgctggtggtggtgggcggcgtgGTGGGAAACATGCTGGTCCTCATAGCATCTACTTGGCGTAGACACGAGCAAGACCACACTGTTTTGATGTGCGTGTCTCTTGCAGCAGCAGAGCTGTTGGTAGGTGTGTTTGTCCTCGCGCCTGGTCTTCACGCTCACCTCAAAGCCATGTACGGATTGGCAGACGAGGAAAAGGCGTCCCGTGGTGTCTCCAGAGGTTCCAATGTCCAATTGTTTCTCGAAGTGGGCGTGGAGCAGCTAGAGGGAGCGTTCCTTGTGTTATCAGCCCACGTGCTGAACGTAGGCTGCATGGTCTCCCTGCCTACCGTGCTGCTCCTGGCCCTGGAGCGCTGCCTTGCCCTTAACGGCAAATCCCTTCAAGAACAACTCACTATGGGCTGCACTCGCGGCTTCGTGGTGGCGAGCTGGTCACTTGGCGTGCTGGTGAGCATGGCGCTGGTGTATGGCGGCGGTTCTTTCTGGTACTCCTTCTACAAGCTgcctctttccattcctccaGGGGAACCAGGGATGATACTTGCTGGGGTGGCAGTCGTGCTGGCGTTGCTGAGTGGAGCTACTGTAGTGGTGTCCTTTGTGGCTTTGTGGAGGAAGTTTAGGGGCGGGGCGGTGGGAGGCACTCATCGCCACGCCGTGCCGACACGAGAACTGCTGACGGCCCTTCTGCATCTGGGGTCGGCGGGCACTGCGACCTCAGCCTTGCTTTTGGGCCTAACAGGTATTCCCAGCCCCTACCTGGAGGGGGCTCGCTCGGTGTGCTGGTGGGGCTTCCTGTCCTTCACCTTTTGGCACCCGTGGCTCCTCAGCCTACCTCATCATCACTACCGGAAGGCTGCAATGGCACTGGCGGACAAGTGCCGGCGTTCGTGGCATTGCAGGCTAGGTGGCATCCCGCTGCCTGGCTCAGGAACCCCCTCGCCGCCGCCCTCCCCTCGTCCTCCCCCTCGCCCCGGTCCCAAGTTGGCCCCAGGCATTCAGCATCGCTTCTTGCCTGGGGTGAGATATTACAAATAGTGACacacttacaccaccaccaccaccaccaccaccaaaaacaacaacaacagcgacaacaccatcaacacaccgtaatcaccatcatcatcacaacaacAGCTGGATTTATATTGAATAAAttgttcattgtttttgtttttgtttttttgctatGCACTGATCCTTCTAtggtgtataattcacctcggtttcctgctggtcacccagccagtcttccccattacggagcgagctcagagctcatagaccgatcttcgggtaggactgagaccacatcaacacactccacacaccgggaaagcgaggccacaacccctcgag
The sequence above is drawn from the Portunus trituberculatus isolate SZX2019 chromosome 41, ASM1759143v1, whole genome shotgun sequence genome and encodes:
- the LOC123517042 gene encoding uncharacterized protein LOC123517042 — encoded protein: MLHFPLKIYYVRILFICEYLYSIRYGSYDGVTDAVMPYRNSTVTVISEEVFVNLCVKHYNHKPWRCVEKRFMTDCLSDDVVFLHGHGCSRPSPNDAYFDQLLASTLLEEDELCFKAVCSGEVRAVKREFEGRAVHLFSPVSQHSACYKYLLLFHPKEKDNRTLSVLRNVQWPFCFAGYDVVWSLEAGDRDSGGEIIHAWSYLPLHCRITEQVMSAVMTLVVVGGVVGNMLVLIASTWRRHEQDHTVLMCVSLAAAELLVGVFVLAPGLHAHLKAMYGLADEEKASRGVSRGSNVQLFLEVGVEQLEGAFLVLSAHVLNVGCMVSLPTVLLLALERCLALNGKSLQEQLTMGCTRGFVVASWSLGVLVSMALVYGGGSFWYSFYKLPLSIPPGEPGMILAGVAVVLALLSGATVVVSFVALWRKFRGGAVGGTHRHAVPTRELLTALLHLGSAGTATSALLLGLTGIPSPYLEGARSVCWWGFLSFTFWHPWLLSLPHHHYRKAAMALADKCRRSWHCRLGGIPLPGSGTPSPPPSPRPPPRPGPKLAPGIQHRFLPGVRYYK